GCATTTGAGTTGATTCTCGAAAGTGACGAGGAAGATGATGAACAGATGGAGGTGGCTGACTACGGTCGCGAAAGCCTCATTCTCCCAATCGTGAAGCGACACGAACTTCGTCGGTGCATTTCCTTGGACTCACAATTCTACCTCCACGGGGAAACTGCGATAGCATTGTTCAGTTCGCGAAATCTAACCGCTCTGCGCCGGTTACGAGCCACCGGGGACGCCAGTGATGCTTTTGAAGAGTTAGGTGCTTCGACATTCGCGAATCTCCGATGGCTGAACCTTCACAATAACGACGACCTTGACCACCACCCGCCTGAGATCCGGCAAATCGTCTGTTCAAAGTATCTTGTAAATCTCGAACATCTAGACCTCGGCGACTGCAACCTCGATGACGAATGTCTGAAGTCACTGACAACAACGCAACATCTCAAACGACTACACTATCTGGACATTTCAGGTAGCAAATTCAGAAGTGGGCTTCCCAATTTCTTTCGTTCGGACAGTCTTCCCGCGCTGACCGAGTTAGACCTGTCCGACCCTCAATACTGGTTTTGGCCCGTTCCCGAAATAAATGAATACGTGAAACTTCTGGCGGATACACCGCGAATCGAACGGCTCACGAAACTGGCACTTCGCCGAAGCAAGCTTACCGATGAAGGTGCAATTGCGCTCGCCATGTCGCCGCGCAAATTGCAACTGACGCGATTGGATTTGTGGGGAAACCAGATTAGTGCAACCGCAAAGCAGGCACTGGAAAACCGATTCGGGCGTGGCGTATGCACCTACCGCCAGCCCGGTGACCGCAACCGTCGGTGAAGAAGCCGCGTTCCTCAATTGCGGCTCTACGCGCTCCGATACGCGGCTTCGAGGTGCTTCACGTAAGTCGCGGCGTCCGTGAGCGGCGAGTGTGCCACCATGTCGCGGAGGCTGGAACG
The Gemmata palustris DNA segment above includes these coding regions:
- a CDS encoding TIGR02996 domain-containing protein, with the protein product MNDRDALLAAILAQPDEDTPRLIYADWLDENGEPDRAEFIRLQCRLPHLSRRTAEAKRLIARETELRAQLFKHLDKLPFTKISYRRGFVDSITSGLQLFAKYAPELRTEDTPAFELILESDEEDDEQMEVADYGRESLILPIVKRHELRRCISLDSQFYLHGETAIALFSSRNLTALRRLRATGDASDAFEELGASTFANLRWLNLHNNDDLDHHPPEIRQIVCSKYLVNLEHLDLGDCNLDDECLKSLTTTQHLKRLHYLDISGSKFRSGLPNFFRSDSLPALTELDLSDPQYWFWPVPEINEYVKLLADTPRIERLTKLALRRSKLTDEGAIALAMSPRKLQLTRLDLWGNQISATAKQALENRFGRGVCTYRQPGDRNRR